The window AAAAGCAAAACAGCATTCCTATATTCTTGATCGATGTTGCTGTCACAGCTTTCACGAGCAGAACAAGGCTAAACTGAATGTATATGTTGGCTTGAGTTATGAGTGTTAATGAGCAATGAACAAGAGAATTGTATTTTTGTTGCAGAGAAATGATGAAGATCATCTCTTCAAGTAGGTTGCTGAAGCTTTAGTTGAGGAGATTTCTTTGGTTGAAGCAAGAGAAAGAACAGTTTATAAAGATTTTGAAGATATGAGGAAGACTGAGAAAAGTGAAGAAGATGTGGCTTGAGCCTATTCTCCGGCTGAATTGCTCTATGAACAATGGTTGTCTAGGTGTCATTACATGGCTTTGTTACATGGCTTTGTTGTAAACTTTAGTAATTGTCAATGTTAGTAGACAATTTTGTATTGTGTTGTTTGTCAAGGTCATGTAAATTGGAgccaaaatacaatatatacttCTTAAAATAGACACTtatgtgttgtgttgtgttgtttGTCAATGGTCATGAACTCATGATACacaaaacataacaaaagcAATGATACAGAATATATAAAGCGGTGAAAACTGGAGATGAATGGTAAACAATTACACAGATGATGTATCAAATTTCTTAGTTTAATAAATGTATGTTTTAagtctaaaaagaaaaaaataaagccatgcacaaaaaaaacttattaaacCCGTGAAACACAAACAAGACTTCCTCAAATGCTTGTTTGAGATGGCTGTGTCAGTGAAATAACTTCTGCTCCAGAGCTTCCAACATCCTGTGAAGCCAAAAACAATGTCACATAAAGACCAAAACACTGAATAAGGTAGACGCAAATACCTTTGCTTCAgtcttgatcttcttctttgGATGGATTTTGCATCGAGCAGCATTGTGGCCTGCTTCCCCACACTTGGAACAATGCATGATCCGTCCTTGTCTTCCAATCGTTTCAACaacctttttcttcttcttttttggtgATTCATGTTTCCCTTTGAATCTCGGAAActtctttttcttgttctttttcttcctcCCAGGAAGTGTAGGTTCTGGTGGTTCTACCACTAATCTATATTTACCCTTTTTCATCCAAAACCTAGGCCCTCTAACCGTGTTTATGGACTGGCTATAAGTCAATTGCCATAGAGTAGTGGAAAAGAACTCAGAAATATAATCCTCTACATTTAACCCTGCATCTATCATAGCACCATATGCGTGCTCACACGGGATTCCTGTGATCTGCCACTTCCCACAAGTACAAGTTCTCCTAGAGGTGTTAACGTTGTAACCGGAACTAGAAAGACGTACCTCAAACACACCATGAGTACACGGAGTCGTTATGCATTTGTCAGCATCTTCTTTCTCAGCTTTAAGGATTTCAaccacatattttgtaaatttctcATGCCGCCTCTCAgatttcttgtttctttttgcaATTCTGACCATTGCTTGCCTTCTTATTGTCTCCAACATTGGTACAATAGCCTTAGCTCGAGCTCCGGTAATAGTGGCGTTGAAAGACTCGGTTGCATTGTTATCAACATCCTCACAACAGCTCCCAAGTCTATAGTACGCCAATGACCAAGTTTTTGGTTCTTCCTTCATCACATCCTCATACAGTGACATGCTATAATCCTGTAACTTTGTAAGTTCGTCCTTGAACTGTGTTTTATTGTAGCTCCAAGCAAGATTCCATATTCTTGGTTTCAGAAACTCTTTGTTCTTGTGCTTTTTCTTCAGATTTTCAACAATGTGTTTCACACAACGCCTATGCTCTGCGTTTGGTAACTCTGATTTGATTGCGCTTTTGAGTCCCTGAAATGATACATAAATATAAGTAAGATGGTTATTGATACAAAGAAAATGCTTATAATCTTGATTCTTACCTTTGAGCTATCGGATATAAGGACATAATTGATGCCATCTCCAAGAGACAAATCATGCTTCAGTCTCTTGATAAACCAAAGCCATGTATCTGCAGTCTCAGCTTGTACCACAGCCCAAGCAAAAGGAAATATCTGGTTGTTAGCATCATGTCCTACAGCAGTAAGTAATATTCCTTTGACTGCAACTTTCAAAAAAGTTCCATCGAGACCTATTATTGGCCTACATGTACCTCTCCACGAGCTCCTAAGCTTCTCAAAACATACATAGAACCGATCAAATACATCTTCTCCAGCACCATTACGTATAGTATCAAGTACTACACTTGAACCCGGGTTGGTCTTCTTAATCTCTCTCACATATCCTCGTAGGTGAGCAAACTGGTCTGCGTACTCTTTCTCCAGCCATTTCAACGCCAATGTTCTTCCTCGTTGACATTGATTCCGTGATGCTATGAGTTTCCAAGTCACCTTTATCTGCTCTTGAATCTTCTCAGGCATTAATCCAATGTCTTCTCTTAGTTTATCCAGAAATAACCTAGCTATAACCGGGCTTCGCAAAAGTTTACATTTTCCATTGGGGGTACAACTATGATATCTGTGTCTCGTTTTCACTAACCACTTCTGAGTAGGCTGATCAAAGGCACAGTAAACCCTCCATTTGCATTTACCTCTAATCCCACACTTGAAGCTAAGCTTTGTCTTATCCCACCTACTATGTTCAATGTTTCGACCTTTGCTAAGAGCATAATCTAAGACAGCTTCTTTGAATTCAAACCCAGACCAAAAAGCTGTTCCCACTTCTAGTTTATCCTCGGATTTTTTGCGTTTCCTATCTCTAACATCAAAGTAGTCTTCATCTTCATCCGAGCTTTCTGGAATAGTGTTCCTCCCGATGAACTCCTCATCCTCAAACTCAGCCACTGATTGTTCGATTTCATGCTCGTACCTATCCTCaagctcttcttcatcttcctcctcttcactTTCTTTCTGGACAAGAAACGCAGCCAATCTTTCTGACTCTTCTTCACTAACATGAATAACCGGAATGCTCCACTCTTGAGTTGTCTGGTCTTCACCAGTAGTAGTCGTTGTTATGGGAACATGGATCCAATTTACTCCGTTTGCGTCGTCTTTCTCCATATTGTCgaagagaaaaaatattattttttgtgtgcACAAGAACCCTAATTCTTTAGAGAAAACACGTCAGTTTTAATTTAAGTGGAAAGTCGGGTTAGAGGTTTACGGTCGGGTTTAGTTAATAGGGTTGGGTATTGGGCAATCAGTTTTAACATAACGCAATTTATGTTTCGAAACGTGATCTAGTTTAATTAACTTAAATTGTGGAAAATTGATGTAATTATTAGTGTATGTGGACGATTGATGAAGCCCAAAGTCTAGGTGGAAAAATTGTTGGTTTGAGTAGTTTAGGGTGTTAATTGATGTCAACCCTAATAATATAGATTCTTTGAAAAGAAACCAAGTAGGCACCGAGTCATTTCTAATTTTCCTTTATATCATCACTAGGgtttggcccgccctacgggcgggttaGTAATTGAaataattacataatatattatcaattttattgaatatttcaaaaatgattAGTTCACTTTAAATTGCATTCTACTGGCGGGTAATTAACGAATGTGAAATATATAACATCTTAAACTATAATGAGTATGTACAATATGGGTGTAAACTCATAAcattaattttactatttttctcTTTACTTTTCTTAGTTATCAAAAGTGTATCtcagtttttttaaaatataaaaacataactattttaaatatcttctatttttttttaaagactgtTAAATTAATTCGAACAAAAAAAACCGTTTTACACTTTGTGTTGCTTGGAGCATAAGTTTTTTATAATGCAGATAATTAAATCTTTGACTCTACGACTATCTTGTGGCAAATCATAGAGCAAATTCTCCTGCATAAACTGAATACTCACGTATGGAGGATAGTCTgttacatagtatatttttgtcAACCATTTGGATCAGCTGTGCCGGTGTCTTTGATGGTTCCCGATGTTTTCTTTGATTGCGTTCCCACCAAATCACATAAAGTGTAGTTTGGAAGACATATCTCACGAATGTATCACAGAGAAGTTTTTGAAGTTGACTCCACtggaatattttttattttaagtgatAGTAagtagaaattatttttaaaactttttaccaaaaagaaaaaatttattaaaactgcAAGCATTAGGTTTAAAatgcaaaatatatattaattttcattttgtgTGTCATTGAATTTACtgataattttacttttatttttattttctataattatttatttaaacgatgtgaaaataaatatatgtttaccACGATAAAAAGTATAgtgaaaactttataaattagtaATGTTGACATTTTGTTCACGTGTGCCTCTTCATTGTACATATTGATGTTTATAGCGAGCTGTGatagttgctcaaaaaaaagcGAGCTGTGATATTTAAGTGTATGTTCGAAATCGAAATAAGCCCATGAAATATGTTTTGAATATAGATATCTCCTTCCAGAGTCTCTGTTTGGTCATGAGGATTAGTTTAAACCTATTCCAGTGAGATTTCTACTTCTAACCCTCTAGTTTTTTTAAATGGCATGTAATTTTTTTGGGAAGCTTAATAACTtggtcttctgtttttttgttccttGGTCCTATTGAAAGATTAGAAGAATATGGTTGTTGTCTTGTCTACGGTAAgaaataatgatttatattatATCTTCAAAATTGCCGTAAACCATTACATACGAAGTGTTTTCCATTAAAAGTCAAACTGAAAAATACTAAACTGGTTTTCGTTTAGTACGATATATAATCTATTAAGTTGAACCAAATACAGTGAAATAGACGTGTAGGCCCTCACAACCTCCGCCATATTCTGCCCTATCTCTATGAGTCTCCAGCATTTACGCAGCTTCTCTTGTGGTGCCCCCTCTCTTCTCATCCATCTCATTCCCTCTCCACGCTCCTCGTCTGTTCTTATTACTTTGCCGTCGCCCACTCTTCCTCACCCGTGCTTAGAGTGGAAGGTTACAACTTTGTAAAACTGTGGTTTCTGTTTCCTAAATTCGACCATAACTACCTTTGGTTAACTTCTTGCACCTGCAATTAGTTGATACATTGCAGTCACCACCATTGACAATGTCATTCTCAGCGACCCGTGCCACAGAGAACAACTTACACCATCACCCTAGATACAGTTGGATTCAGAGGATCATCTTCCTTTCTAAGGTCAGTTAGATGAGTATAAGATAAAAAGGTTTATTCATCAGAATCATGGATGTTGTGACTCAGCTTGTAAAAGTCTACACATGTCTTGAGATCATACTCACATTCTATATGTTCCAAGTATTGTACATAAACAGAATGAGCAACACAAAGGCATTGACACAATacatcaaatataatttttagatgCATAGACATACCTCTCCATAGCTAAACGTGCTTCTTCTGGTCCTCCACAGAAACAAATGCAGCACCCCACAACAGAATCACAAAGCTTGAAATGATTGCTGCTTCTAGTCACATCAAATCCACTAAGCTCCTTCACGAAGAAGTTCTCGGAACGTGTTCAGCCAATGTACAAAAACAGATGCTTGGACGGAAAAAAGACTGCAAAATAAGAATATCTGCAATCAGAAGCTAGAATCCAAGGCGAAAACAAATTAcaggttaaaaaaaactcaccTGATCATCCAAGAGAAGCATATCAACGCCCATTAGTGCACCACCCTTCTTAGCATTCCTAGCTTCCCAAAATCGGAGCAGGCGTGTCACAACGATCCGAGCACAACATCCTGGCCTCAACTCAGAAAGGACGATCTGGGAAGCAGCCATTGTTCACGCCGGTCTGTGTTTGAGTAGAAAAATCGATGATTCTGTGATAATCATGAAGCCAGGAACGCCTATTTATAGGATCCAAATCTAAGAATCCGAAGAGATCGAAGGTTCTAGTGAAATGAGAAGTAGTGGGAGAAAAATTACCGAGATTAAATGCTGAGTTTATGGCTTCAAAATAAATAGTGGAGAATCCATTACTCGGCTTTGTTCAAAGACGATGAAAATGATATTAGGGTTTACAGAATGCGGCGTGGAATGGCGTGGAAGAAGGAGAAGCGTGGTTTCTCCTGGAAATGGGCCAACTTTGTATAAAACCCAACACAGATAACTATAAGTCAAGCAATAAAAAACTAAGCCCAGTAGACAAACCTCAAATGACAATCCGTAAATTTTAAACGTAGGTGAGATGGAGCTGAGGTGGCGCGATTTCCTTCCTCTGCGACGCTGACGTGGCAGCAGGAGAAGAGACTCCCTtctcctttatatatatagattgtaTAAATTTCTTTGGGAACTAAAAACCACAaactttattaataaatatttgctaAAAACTTGtctatatgtttattttttagaatttgaatATTTCCCCCACAAACAAAGCCAAATCCCTGAGATTCAGACCAAAAATGAGAGGTGGATGTCAGAATATTCAGAGCAGaggaagagaaaataaaaataaaagatgcgGCTACTGTTTGGAATATCCTTCAGCATCTCTAACCGCACCTTTcaatattctctttttttttctttttacttttaatatttttttcggttttaaaAAGCATTTTCttctccctccctccctccttCCTCATCAATCATCATCATATTCACCATTCTCCCTTCTCTTCTTTGCTTCGCATCTCAACCAAACTCCTCTCTATTTCTCCGCACAATAATATATCAGAGATAGAGAGATACAgatttgtataatatatacatatagtgTAAGCGTTACAAACGAACAACTAAACATGAATTCTCGTCGATCGTTAACGTCCGCTACGGCGGCGACTATGAGTTTTCTATTGTATATCTGCACCACCGTAGTCGTCACCAACGGTGAGCTTCAGAGATTTATCGAACCGGCGAAGAGCGACGGTTCCGTTAGTTTTATAACCATCGGAGATTGGGGTCGCCGTGGCGACTTCAATCAGTCTAAAGTCGCTCATCAGGTATGGGGCCCATCTCATTACAGTAACTGAATGCTTCTTGTAACTTCCGTCATACATAATAACATTTgtctttttttcattaaatattctaaattaaattttattacagATGGGAAGAGTTGGAGAAAAGATAGGCTTAGATTTCGTGGTGTCCACGGGAGATAACTTCTACGACAATGGATTGTTTAGTGAATACGATCCAAACTTCAAAGAGTCTTTCTCTAACATCTACACTGCTCCGAGTCTTCAGAAACAGTGGTACAGTGGTAAGTATTCACAAActcttttttctcatttttgttttctaaccAATCTTGTATTAAACTGAAAAACAATATGGATGCAGTCTTGGGGAACCATGATTATAGAGGTGACTCAGGCGCTCAGCTAAGCTCTGTTCTCAGAGAAATCGACAGCCGTTGGATCTGTCTCCGATCATTCGTAGTCGACGCTGAGTTAGTCGAGATCTTCTTCGTTGACACGACTCCTTTCGTTAAAGAATACTACACAGAAGAAGACGGTCACACGTACGACTGGCGTGCGGTCCCATCTCGCAACTCTTATGTCA is drawn from Brassica napus cultivar Da-Ae unplaced genomic scaffold, Da-Ae ScsIHWf_764;HRSCAF=1103, whole genome shotgun sequence and contains these coding sequences:
- the LOC125605533 gene encoding uncharacterized protein LOC125605533 — its product is MEKDDANGVNWIHVPITTTTTGEDQTTQEWSIPVIHVSEEESERLAAFLVQKESEEEEDEEELEDRYEHEIEQSVAEFEDEEFIGRNTIPESSDEDEDYFDVRDRKRKKSEDKLEVGTAFWSGFEFKEAVLDYALSKGRNIEHSRWDKTKLSFKCGIRGKCKWRVYCAFDQPTQKWLVKTRHRYHSCTPNGKCKLLRSPVIARLFLDKLREDIGLMPEKIQEQIKVTWKLIASRNQCQRGRTLALKWLEKEYADQFAHLRGYVREIKKTNPGSSVVLDTIRNGAGEDVFDRFYVCFEKLRSSWRGTCRPIIGLDGTFLKVAVKGILLTAVGHDANNQIFPFAWAVVQAETADTWLWFIKRLKHDLSLGDGINYVLISDSSKGLKSAIKSELPNAEHRRCVKHIVENLKKKHKNKEFLKPRIWNLAWSYNKTQFKDELTKLQDYSMSLYEDVMKEEPKTWSLAYYRLGSCCEDVDNNATESFNATITGARAKAIVPMLETIRRQAMVRIAKRNKKSERRHEKFTKYVVEILKAEKEDADKCITTPCTHGVFEVRLSSSGYNVNTSRRTCTCGKWQITGIPCEHAYGAMIDAGLNVEDYISEFFSTTLWQLTYSQSINTVRGPRFWMKKGKYRLVVEPPEPTLPGRKKKNKKKKFPRFKGKHESPKKKKKKVVETIGRQGRIMHCSKCGEAGHNAARCKIHPKKKIKTEAKVFASTLFSVLVFM
- the LOC106452020 gene encoding purple acid phosphatase 17, coding for MNSRRSLTSATAATMSFLLYICTTVVVTNGELQRFIEPAKSDGSVSFITIGDWGRRGDFNQSKVAHQMGRVGEKIGLDFVVSTGDNFYDNGLFSEYDPNFKESFSNIYTAPSLQKQWYSVLGNHDYRGDSGAQLSSVLREIDSRWICLRSFVVDAELVEIFFVDTTPFVKEYYTEEDGHTYDWRAVPSRNSYVKSLLRDLQASLKRSKATWKIVVGHHAMRSIGHHGDTKELIEELLPIMKEYGVDLYMNGHDHCLEHISDEDSPIQFLTSGAGSKAWRGDVDPTTNKPKSVRFYYDGQGFMSARFTHTDAEIVFYNVFGEVLHKWVTSKQLLLSSV